GGATTGGTTATATCCCAGAATGGAAAAATGATGCGGAATATTCTCATATGAATGATGTCTGGAAGGACATGGCAGACCTCAAATCAAAAATAGACTTAATAACCATAGCCCTGGCATCAGATCCGGATTCTCAAAATACTGAAATTACTATGAGCGTACCATTTCATATGGGGGGAGGGGACGTCCCGCTTATTGGAACCATAAAATCAAGTGGAACTCTTTCGGTAAATAAAAACGACTGTAATATAACCATAAGTCAAGGTTCCAATGGGAACTTGATAGACCCAGTTGCATGCGGCTCTGTGAGCTACACATCACAAAACAGGTATTATGTGAATCAGGATTTCATATACGAAGGAGGAGCCCTGATCCTTTCCCAGGGAGAAAGATCTTCTATGATGCTTTACCCTTCGATCCGTTTCTCCAGAACACCGGCAAATGAATACAATGTTTCGATACACATTGTAGAGATCGATAAAAACCCGTATGCTCCTGCCGATGTCATATCTTCTAACACAGGATGCTCTCTCCGACTCTCAGGCAAAGAGTATGAGCCTCTCTATAATGACAATAATATAAGTTCGTTCACCTTAACGGTTAATACTGACCATCCCGATGCCTGGTACCTGTATCTTCAGGAAACAACAAAAGAAGCAGGGATAACTGATTCTACAACACTTACACAAAACGAAAACAGCGTGAGTTTAACCTTCCCCTCCGGACCAGGTGGAAAGGGTTTGAACAGGCTCTATGTTAGTAAGACAATAGTAAAGGTAGAACCTGGAATAGGGATCTAAGCTGAGAACATGAACCAGGGAACGAAGGGAAACGAAATGTCTCGAAAAAGCCTATTAAAATCCGAATCCGCAGCTGCAATTGCAATTGCGGCGGTGTTGCTTTTGGGGCTTGCATTTACTATAATCTCCGTGGTCAAACTAAACCACGCTCCTGAATGGAAAATTGATGCGGAAAGAGACTATAGTTATGATGCATGGGGCAATATGGAGGACGTGAAAACCAGGATAGACTTATTCACCCGGTTCATGGATTCTAATAGCAATTATTCGGGATATGGTCTTTCAGCAACTGTTCCTTTCAGCATGGGAGGAGGAGATGTCCCGGTATTCGAGCCTTCCAAATCTAACAGTAAGCTTTCGGTGAACAACGAAGAGTATACAATGAATATAACTCTTGCCAATCATTCTTTTTCTCATAAAATTGACTGCGGGGGTGTCACCTATTATTCAGAAAACAGACAATACCCTGATCAGGTTTTCAGGTATGAGAACGGAGCCCTCATCATGGCCCAGGGAGAAAGTTCTCAGATGAAACGAAAACCTTCCTTCGATATACAGAAAATCGGCAATGAAAATTACGCAATTACCATTAATGCCATTAACCTTACAGGAGAAACTACATCCGTATCCTCCAGCAACCTCGCTGCCCTGCGCCTTACCGGATGTTCTACAAATCCTATTCTCAACAGTAGTACCGACTATCTGAACGAGAGCATAAACTCTTTTAACCTGAGCATTTGCACCCATTATACGGATGCCTGGGCAACTTACCTTAACGACACAGCAAAAGAAGCAGGACTCTTATACAACACTGATTACAAGATTACCTACCCTGACTTAGGCTGCGTTTGTCTCTCTATCCTTCCCACAGGTAATAACTACAGCATCTATGTCAATAAGACTATAATCGGTGCAGAACTTGGAACCGGAAGCAGC
This window of the Methanosarcina mazei S-6 genome carries:
- a CDS encoding DUF7289 family protein — its product is MSRKSLLKSESAAAIAIAAVLLLGLAFTIISVVKLNHAPEWKIDAERDYSYDAWGNMEDVKTRIDLFTRFMDSNSNYSGYGLSATVPFSMGGGDVPVFEPSKSNSKLSVNNEEYTMNITLANHSFSHKIDCGGVTYYSENRQYPDQVFRYENGALIMAQGESSQMKRKPSFDIQKIGNENYAITINAINLTGETTSVSSSNLAALRLTGCSTNPILNSSTDYLNESINSFNLSICTHYTDAWATYLNDTAKEAGLLYNTDYKITYPDLGCVCLSILPTGNNYSIYVNKTIIGAELGTGSSMGIGETGVSEPDEDEDESVMKVGTWYTFELSDNGTAILPLRDYKPGFVFPASSGVNVKLENYDNNYPTNEFNYSMETSFENTFRFNSFTDFNSKPNSATIRMIYKLDYSSTSVTRNIAENNPEHAVLVGNNNGKDWYLYSETTPINIIDPSDLTFYLKIDEKNGKNFHIDYLAVRLN
- a CDS encoding DUF7289 family protein encodes the protein MTEKISKNSQKSKPFFFRSESASSTVVGAVLLLAIIVSIFSVVRIGYIPEWKNDAEYSHMNDVWKDMADLKSKIDLITIALASDPDSQNTEITMSVPFHMGGGDVPLIGTIKSSGTLSVNKNDCNITISQGSNGNLIDPVACGSVSYTSQNRYYVNQDFIYEGGALILSQGERSSMMLYPSIRFSRTPANEYNVSIHIVEIDKNPYAPADVISSNTGCSLRLSGKEYEPLYNDNNISSFTLTVNTDHPDAWYLYLQETTKEAGITDSTTLTQNENSVSLTFPSGPGGKGLNRLYVSKTIVKVEPGIGI